aatttgttctcataatttaacgacttttttcttgtaatttaatgactttattctcataatttaatgactttattatcaacattttatctcgacttttttctcgtaatttaacaacttttttctcataatttaatgagtttattctcaacattttatctcgacttttttctcgaaatttaacatttttctcataatttagcgaatttgttctcgtaatttaacgacttttaatgactttattctcaacattttatctctacttttttctcgaaatttaacgagttttttctcgtaatttaacgagtttattctcaacattttatttcgaatgactttattctcaacattttatctcgacttttttctcgaaatttaacgagttttttctcgtaatttaacgagtttattctcaacattttatttagacttttttctcgaaatttaacgatttttttctcgaaatttaacaactttaatctcaagatggttttatttttttattattgcttggccctaatcctcttccgtatgtaACTcatattaaagatatcttaaagGTTTCCACCGTGGGAACTTTCCAAAGGAACTAGGAGCTTTGGGGTGGTACGCTGTgtgtttccaccacagaaaccagggtctaaatgaagtttcgggaaaaaaatcagaaagtCCAttagaaagtccctgctcacggGGTAGTACTTTTCCAAAGTTCCAGAACCTTCGGGGGTGGACTTgggcgctgaacatgctgattggttgagtacATGCAGCATTTTATGTCAaccatcatttttttaaagtatgttGCGGTgtgtgcagtaagagttgtttgctattcgattcaacaatggagtttaaaaaatatgaggGCCATATCCCAGACTGCAGCAATTGAAAGTGCCATCAAGAGAATCCTGCTAGATGATGTGGTCTGGGAAAGAGTGACTAGCAGCCTGAGAATCCTCAAACCAATAGCAGCAGTTACTGCAAAGATAGAAGgtaataatgacagtcttgtcaGATGTTATCATTTGACTCTGGATTGCAAACATTTTCTAATAATTTACAGTTTTAAAGTCATGTCTCCAAGTAATGTCATTCCTTAAATGATCACCCAGCACTTTTGAATATCTGGTTTTGTTGGGTACCTGGACACTGTGGAAACAAAGGAGATGAGGAAGCAGACTCTGCAGCAAAAGAGGCATTATCAAACTATAAACTTCTCATGAAATCTTCATGAAATCAGCCCCAATGTTGGAATATAAGTAGTTCCTATAAAATCTCAAACTGATGGGACCAGATTGTTTATACACGTTTTAGGAGATCAACCAAAATTTCTTTCTGTCAAAACTCTTTATCATTGAAGCATGTTCTGTTAGATTGTGGTGGATTTAGCCCTGCGCGAAACCTGGTTTATTCAGGTAACTCTTTTGAAGAAGTTTTTAACAAAGTTAAACCAAATATAGTTTTAGAGTTTTTTGCTGAGCTCAAAGAAGAAATACAAACTGTCCTGTCCTCTTCCCTGCTGCTCCAAGCAGAGTAAACCGCAGTGGATAAATTGAGTTCTGTTATAACTGTTATAACTGCCATGTCTCACCATCTGTGTCTTGATGAAGGTAAAGTACTGTACCAAGCAAAGCCTTTGGGAAGGGAATGGGATATGTCAGGCATGCCATGACATATCTGCATCTACACTTTGTGGATCTGAgtagggctgggtgatatattgcatgcgattgtcatgcgcatttcgtcagtaaagtcggttccctgattaccgctaaatcgccatcacctgctttcaaatggagcggcatttcatagccagagccgtagttcactgacaagccacacaatatcgtgttcatatcgcagatgaatcgccttcgatagtgaacgcgatattgtgtggcttgtcagtgaactacggctctgtctattaaatgccgctccatttgaaagcaggtgatggcgatttagcgtaatcagggaaccggctttactgacgaaatgcgtgtgacaatcgcatgcgatatatcgcccagccctagatcTGAGGCCCTTACACCTTTAGCTTCTATCATCCTTCAAATTCCACCAACATCAGCCGCCTCTGAACGGTCACTCAGCAACAGGTCACTGTTTAGGAACACATATGCAAAGCTTTGCAACAGGCAAGAGTTGAAATACTGGTGGCCATCTGGGCAAACCTACGGCTCTTTGAGCCTGATACAGAGCCATATTCAATAAGCATCACAAAATTGTAcaaaattttttacaaaatttccCAAATTAAGTTctcatggaaagtttccagaaATTCACCAGAAGTTTTCCGCCCCTTCGCAACCCTAACAAGAAGCCAACAATCCAAATGTTTctacttatttttttctcattccatTGGCAGTTTCACTTGTATAAAATTAACCCCCCAAAATGACCCAGCAGACTCAACCCAGCTTTTGACTTAACCAATTCCAGTGATTTATTTCAGACGATTTTCACATTCCACCATCAGACTCGGCATTaacaatcattttcatttattgttTTGCACACAGTGAGCAGCGGAAAGTTTGGAGACCGTGTATTCCTGACAATTTTATTCGAGTAAAGTAGGTTAATATCGCCAAAAAGATAGTCaagcatattttaatttttcaaatccgCTGTAAAGATGATAAAGCTGATCTGGTATTTCTGATCAAAAGAgatcctatatatatatatatatatatatatttgtccaCTGTTATGGACAGAGAAGGACCCGGCTataaactgggccctggaaTGTGCTATTCAGCACACTGGAAATCCTGCCAAGAGAGCATTACAGTAGTTCAGCCTGAATAGAACAAGGCTTGGACAAGCAGTTGTGTAGCATGCTCCGATTGTAAAAAGGCAGATCTGCAGGACCGGGCAGTTCTAGCAATGTGGTCTATGAAATTTAGCTGATTATCAATCATATTTCCAAGGTTCCTGGCTAAGCTGGGAGGAGTTATGGTTGATGATCCTGGCTGAATGGAGAAGTTATGAAGTGGTGGGTTGGCCGAAACCACAAACAGTTCTGTCTTGGCAAGGTTTAGTTGAAGGTGATGGTACTTCTTCCAGCAAGAAATGTCTGTCAGGCAGCCTGAGATACAAGCAGCTACTGTCAGATCATCTGGCTGGAATGAAAGGTAGAGTTTTTGTCATCAGCACAGCATTGATAGGAAATGTTtctgaatgacagatcctagtgatgtcatgtagatggagaagagaagtggtccaagcacTGATCCCTGAAGCACCACAGTAGCAAGATGATGTGACTTAAACAGCTCACTCCTGTTAGTTTAGCTCTGAGATTGTCAGCAGTGTGTGTTAGTAGGACGGCTGATTTAACTTTCCAGTCCTCGTCGATTATAGTATACCCACTTCAGAAGTCTCTACTAAGGAGCCGAGTTGAATGATTAGGGAGgcatacaaaatgtgcattaGACGTGAAGTCATCTTTTTTGCCAATGATATGATAATGACAGCTGACAATCATGCAGCCCTCCTGTCACAATATTTGAGTTTCTTAGTTTATATTCTGTCCTTAGTGTGCATGGTGTCCTTGGAAAACTAAAAAATTGGTGATGGAAAAAGTGCTGAAAGATTACAGAAAACACCTCTTTCAGTAGACTTTGATGCCTTGTGTTGGTTTTTATgtctgttttgtgctgttaaaCTGGTCTTAActtgtatttatgtttttttcgaTTTAGACCTGATGGTGCTGAAAGAGGAGCGCCAAGAACTGAATAATATAGAAGAGAAATATCAGTATGAGAAACATCATGATTTCATGACTGGAGAGATGGAAAAGACTTACTCACAAAAAACAGCTCAGGAGACCAATCATAACAGTTATTTCacttgccaacagtgtggaaaaagtttcaatcGAAAACGAAACCTGgaagtccacatgagagttcacactggagaaaagcctttcacatgccaacagtgtggaaagcgTTTCACTCAAACACAAAGCCTTAAAGTCcatatgagaattcacactggagagagccgCTTCGCctgtcaacagtgtggaaagaggttcactcaaaaacaaaatcttaatgtccacatgagaattcacaatgGAGACAACCGTTTCAcgtgccaacagtgtggaaagagtttcactcaaaaacaaaaccttaCAGCCCACATAAGAATTCACAcgggagaaaagccttacacctgctcTCATTGTGGACAGAGTTTTGCACATAAAAACACCCTTAATTCCCACacgagaattcacactggagaaaagctgTTCatatgtgatcagtgtgggaagagcttcacaACAGTAGTAAATCTTAGGTatcacatgatcattcacgcTGGAAAGAAACCATTCACTGGAGGGAAACCTTtcacgtgtgatcagtgtggaaagagtttctcacgTAAAGTAACCCTTAATTCCCACATGAGGATTCATTCAGGAGAGAACAGTTTCATATGTAAtcactgtggaaagagttttagtCATAGAAGTAGCCTCAACACTCATACGAgacttcacactggagagaagcctttcatcTGTAAACTGTGTGGCAAGAGTTTCTCACAAAATGGAAATCTTAAGGCTCACATGAGTACTTGCACAGGAAAGAAGCGTTGTAATGCTTCACAACTAAAGTAACCCTTCATTTTCATAAAGGGATTCAACCAAAGAAGAATGGTTTTATATTTAACTTCACGGTATCCCACCCTTCAGGGTCCAAGAACACTATCGTCAAGATTACACTCTCCTGACGCTCCCAGCTCTATGTTGCTCACACTTGAGCCCAacgtatacttcactttttacgcatatgcgagggtcagcgtacagtgtgtgtgatgtgaatttcatcagaagagtatgcgCACCACCAGATTTTTGTAACCACGCATACTTTGTACGTGCAGGTTGCACATGTGCatttaatttttagtttatccacaaggtggcaaccatgTCCTGGGGCCGTCGATTTACAAGGtaatcaaagaaaaactgcataaacagaacagaccggaatGCATGCAAGCGACAGCGACAGTGGAGGCCTACATAAATGAGAGATTAGCtatgtctcatttcggaggctgcgtccGCCGGAGGTCTTGCTTAAAGTGTctgcatacgtcatcaaggatgtcttatttaagacaAGTAACTGTAATACAATTGACTGTTATAGGTGTAAAATATTGTCAATTCTTTCTTGCAGTTACTTTTAAATAAGACTCTTTTGAATGtgccctcatttgtacaactcaagcatgaaagaatacaaagatgtttacatgggttgtaactcatggcgagagattgctcaaaatcTGTGTATGTGTACGAGTCAAATGATTGCAAGGCTGTGCATTCGACTGTGCACATATGTGAGCGTacgcattaaaaaaaagtattcttagTTCTAATCATGCTCGCCTCCTTCAGACACTATCACCCCAGCAGAGACACAGGTCTCTTCATTGTATTACCTTGTAAAACTTAGTGACTGTATGAGTAAGAAGACACTTCTTGACCAATTTGAGACTTCCAGTGGATTGTTTATCGGTGTGTTCATCTCCTTCATGTTTCCTTGTCTTTGCTCTTACACTCTGCATGATCACAACTGAATTACTTCCAGTTAAATATCCTCTTTAGTTTCTATTCCACCAGTCCCTGATGAGTTGTGTGCAGTGCAGCCATGGCCAATGACAGTTTAGTTTCACAGTTTGTTGCTTCAGTATTTGTAGATTCACATGTTTCTTTGGTATACTAGAAAACAATAATAAGCATTTCATgaattttaaatgcttttattaGCAAAAACATTCAATAAATGTATAGTTACAGTGCTGACCCTTCTTCAATTTGTTCTGGCATGCTGGATGTCAGCTTCAGGGCCAAATTCTCACTGATAGTTATCCATTATTGCCTTATTGTTGCTCGGAGTTTATCACAATTTGTGGGCTTCTGCTTgtccactcactcactcactataAACGTACCCTGAATTGAATGCCTTTTGTATGCTTGATTACTGTTGATCATCCTGGTGGCATGTGCCCTTTTGTCTTGGataattaaaaacatgaaatgctcaaatataatttctaattattatcttatttaatgcacacaaatatatatattaggtaCATAACCTCAcggttttgtttttaaaatcttttttctgCCAAAAGGACTCACGTGTCATGAATTGCATTGAAAtgcattttatcttaccactagcAGTTCCTAGCTGGGAGTTTTAGCCTAAAACTTGTTCACAAAACTCGTAAGAGCTAATTTTACTTAAAAACTATTAATATAAGAGTAAGGCAGGGTTGACCTCATTGCTATTGATGATGTCACTTTTTATGAGTGAGctcttttaaatatatttaaaccaCATTTCAAAATTACTGTACGCATATTGGGATGGATAATACAAAACCACCAAAGATAAGATAAAGAAAGGCAAACTGGACAAACTACGCTAAAGTGATACAGGTGATCAGAGCCGGCTCTAGGCATGAGCAGCGGTGGGCTGAGCCCACCCACCCAATCAAAATTTAGGCAAAGACCCCATTAATCTTTTATTGTTACGATCAGCGCATTGGCAAAAGCAATCTGAGGCGGGCAGTGTGCTGAGAGGTTTGAGCCAATAAAGAAGTCTGCTAATGCCTCTGGCAGCAGTGACCGTGATGTGGCCACTGTTGTTTCACAAACTCCATCTTCCCCAGCTCCCGGTGCAGAAATGAATCCGTCTCCCTCTCCCCCCACCTCAGCCCGCCAAAATCACAATGCCGGTGGCAGCGAAATACTGGAACTAaatttaaatatcttaattggGCACACCAAGGTTTGAAATTAACAGGGGCTTTTGTGACAAAAATGccattaaaatgaacaaatatgtcctaaaaatgtaagttatgggaacaaaaacttttcttttcttttttttaatgatagtTATAAAACATTGCATGAGCAAGAGGTCTGATTATATCTCAGAATATACTGCAAATGTGATATATTATAGAACAGTACAACAACCAATCATAAGTAACATTTTAGGCACAGTAGTCTGTTTTTGTTCCTACAACAAAAATTGTTCCAAAAAAGCCACATCAGAACCGTTGTGCTTCTTCAAGCAAGGAGGAGAGGAGTGAAGAGGAGTCATGAAACGTGATGCACgtataaattctcctcccccttcacaTCTGCACCAAGTGCTAACCATGGCAgaaaatacaaacacacataaatGTGAGTATTAAACATTAAGTTATTATAAATGTGGGTTATGCTTTGACTCTCCAGCATAAACAAACAGATTCTCATAATCTACACACCCAAATCACAATGCCTGTCTGTGACTTCATCTGCACTAATTACAGCATaaagaaatgcatttatttgatgtttttaagttttttcttCATATGCCCTGAATTCATTTaaaactctttttttatttttatttttttgcttttctgttgaaACTATGTTCGTTTGGCAGGTCCACGCTGGTTGTCAAACTTGTCATAGGTATGACACTATCACTTGGTCAATTTACACTAAACAGCCATCTCTGATAATGACTTTTATTCAACTTTACTAAACTATAATATTCCGCTGCTAATATGAGCATGACGTGGTAAATCTGTCCCGTGCTAATATGCAGTGTCATGTTTTGCTCGTGATGATGGAGCGAGTTGTAGGCTAGTAAAACAGAACAATTAAAGGAttactccacttttaaataaacttttgctgataatttactcccccctatgtcatccaagatgtccatgtctttctttcttcagtcgaaaagaaatgaaggtttttgatgtaaacattctaggatttttcaccatatcattcatttcaatgggcaccaaacggttgaaagtccaaatggcagcttcagtgcagcttcaaagggctttaaacgacaccagacgatgaataagggtcttatctaccgaaacgattggtcatttaaaaaaataaataaaaaagtttaagttttataagcacaaatgctggccttgctcttttctccgatgcgcgttcgtgacgtcacgtaatacgcaattatgttgaaaaggtcacggttgacgtaggcggaagtatcgagtcagtgtttacattacaaatgtgcggaaggaggatcgtatacacatattcaaatgtttttgtgtcagtttattgtttaaccctttgagcggtacgttcccacatatgggatgtttatttctgtgcccctgggcgtacggttccacatatgggatttagaatgttcagcgacgtctcataactgctagattcaaactgtgctttcgcgctctcttgtcatcacagctatgcagtgttttcagccacatgtttcttttaaggtttcagacatttaaatacgcataagcaccattaaacaatacatttggagtttataaaatacacactgatgtcagacgtcagttgaagcatcaataaacagtgaattcaaatataatttgccaacatttattcatatcagacacacataatgggtctaagtaactataaagtttactcttattcttccagttcaccagccacttacttgcatatatttcaggagaaactgatgtattcacctgctgtaaatcagactgacaggactctgtgaactgcagcgcaaactaagatggcggcgcccatctcgcattatagatcaagataaagatcatttataaaggtttttaaacgacaaaacacactcactcacacatatttgagaatcggtatatcatatagttgaagacatgtaagcaagtttgcgaatattttaaataaaaaaggaaaaacaaaataatagtgatccatctctcatacagtgttattgtggctacgtttagcgctcgtgacacgcacgcgtcgccatggaaacaataagggaaaacgttctaaaataagggtcgccttaaaaaaaactcactctggcggtcagttagaatattttaaactcacgcttgaaaggtgtgcgtatcctgggtgttttaatattagaaagcctaaaagaaaatttttgtcaggacagaaatttgtgacttttcatagatttcctatacacaatcctgagcgaatgaaactgtggttgctacgcctacgtcaaccgtgaccttttcaacgtaattgcgtattacgtgacgtcacgaacgcacATCGGAGAAAAAAGCaaagccagcatttgtgcttataaaacttaaactttttaatttttttttttaaatgaccgatcgtttcggtagataagacccttattcatcgtctggtgtcgtttaaagccctttgaagctgcactgaagctgccatttggaccttcaaccgtttggtgcccattgaaatgaatgatatggagaaaaatcctagaatgtttacatcaaaaaccttaatttcttttcgactgaagaaagaaagacatggacatcttggatgacatgggggtgagtaaattatcagcaaaagtttatttaaaagtgaactaatcctttaaccaatTAGTAACACCTGTatttccctttcgagggaacttgAGCGTCCGATAGGaacgctttgggaacgcctccaGCGTGATAGCGTCTGATGCACGACTGTCAACTAGTCCAATGGCGAGAGTGAACGTCAcgggcgggtgacgtcacgaccAGGGAAGGATAAATACACATCCGGTGCAACCGGCTTCAGCTTTTCTGCCTCAGCAAAAGCGCTCTATGTGAAACTGTCTCGTTATCAATACAGCACAATATCACAGTTATGGCGAACACACAAGCATTTAAACCGTGTGCTCCTCCCTGCCCTCATTTTCTCACGGGTGGGGATACACACGATTTGTGCGTTATGTGTTTGGGAGTGGAGCATGCTCTTTCAGCCTTCGAGGGGGCTGAATGCGAGCATTGTGAAAAACTTCCCCTGAGGACGCTCCGCTCCCGCCTCGCACTTTTCGAGGAAAGTGCACAGGCAAGCGTTCCCCACAGCTCTGGACCCGCTGCTGCCGAGAAAGATGACGTGGGGCTCGCAGATGGATCTGTCAGCGGGGCTTGAGACGAGCACGAGTGCTTTTTCTCAGCCTTCACCTGGCAGATCCCACGCCCCCTCTCTGGTGTCGGAAGCCCGCCCCGCGGCTTCTTCCGCCCAGGGAGAGGGCTCGTCGCATCAGCACACTAGTTCTGAGGAATTAGACGTGCTGAGCGTCGATATGGGGGAAGATGACTCGCCATCACTTTCCCCTGAGTACGAGTAGCTGGTGAATGTGCTTTCTCGTGCGGCGTCTAAATTAAACATCGAGTGGCCAGCCGAGAATCTTGGTGCTCATCCAAAAAGCAAACTGGACAAGCGTTTTCTGTCATCAAACAAAGCACTTCCACCACGGGGCCTTCCCTTTTTCCCCGATTTGCATGATGAGATATCTAGAACTTGGAAAAAGCCATATTCATCACGTCTTTTCAGCCCTCATGTGAAACACTACTCCAATATAAGAGGGCTGAAAGAGCATGGTTATGGGGCGATGCCCCGGGTTGAACAGACGCTTGCGAGTTATCTGTCCCCGGGTTCAGCATCGTCCCTGAAGGCCCCCACGCTTCCCACTAAACCACTAAAAGCTACATCAGGGTTAGTGGGAAAAGCGTACacggcagcaggtcaggctggtgcgTGCTTGCATACTATGGCTGTTTTGCAAGCGTACCAAGCAGACCTGTTGAAGGATTTGGATGGCGGGGAGGGGATTGGACTGGACGCAGTTCGAGAACTTCGTCGAGCCACAGATCTGTCTCTAAGAGCCACCAAGGAGACCGCCAGAGCTGTTGGGCGGTCTATGGCAGCCTTGGTGGCGACAGAGAGGCGCCTGTGGCTTAATCTGTCTGATTTAAAGGATAAAGACAGGGCCTTTCTCCTCTACGCTCCGCTTGCACCATCtggcctgttcggcgacgcaGTCACATCTGTCGTCGACAGGTTCCAGGAAGCTAAAAAGCAGGCGGAGGCGTTTAAAAAGTATCTTCCACGCCGCCATCCACCTTCTGGGGCTGCTGGGCGTGAGCAGTCCCAGCCGTACAGCTCCTCGTACCGAGCGCAGCAGAAAGAGAGTGTCGCCTCTCGAGCTCCACCCCAAAGACACGGTGGGCCGGGACGGCACTCTCAGCCTAAGCCTTCCAAGCCGAAGACAGACCTGAGGGTTTTGCTTCAGGCGAAGAAGGCTGGGCAGAAGAAGTCCTGACGCCAGTGGCGTCAGACTTCTGAGGGCAGCCCCACACGTGGTGGTGCGGTACACACCTCAGTATACGGTGCCCGTTCCACCTCTTggccctcagggggccgttctgccaaccccGCCACCTCTGGTGCTTCGGGGCGCAGCGGTTCCCACCAAATTAGTGACGCAGTGTTCAGAACATCAACACGACACTGCGTCACATCCTCTGAGAAGGATaaatttacatcaaaaatgtgcTGTGAacaaaacaccagaggccagcctcgagaggctggttcccttagtagattttctgGTAGAGTGGAAAtctcttcaaaatatctcacatTGGGTCCTGCAAATTATAGAGAAAGGTTACAAAATCCAGTTTTGGTGCCGTCCACCTCTATTCAAAGGAGTGCTGCATACGTCAGTGCTTCCTCAGCAGCCTTTGGTGTTGGAACaagaaataaaaaccttattagCAAAGGAGGCTATAGAGAGGGTTCCGGTTGCCGACAGggagtcagggttttacagccggTATTTCTTGGTTCCAAAAAAGGATGGGGGATTGCGCCCTATTTTAGATCTACGTCATCTGAATCGAGCAGTTCAAAAGCTAAAATTCAAGATGTTGACGTTAAGTCAAATCGTGACTCAAATCAAATCCAAGGATTGGTTTGTCACAATAGATCTCAAGGACGCATACTTCCATATTTCCATCCTTCCACAgcacaggaagttcctgaggtttgctttcgggggcgaagcgtACCAATTTCGGGTTCTTCCATTCGGCCTAGCTCTCTCACCCCGCACATTCACAAAATGTGTAGATGCAGCGCTGGCCCCGCTCAGGCTGCAGGGCATACGCATCCTGAATTATATCGACGACTGGTTGATTTTGGCACAGTCAGAGGAGATGGCGGTTCGGCATCGAGATGACGTTCTCGCACACATTCGGAAATTGGGGTTGAGACTGAATGCCAAGAAAAGTGTGCTTACTCCACAACAGAGGACCACTTTTCTTGGCGTGGTTTGGGATTTAGTGACAATGCGAGCATGTCT
The Megalobrama amblycephala isolate DHTTF-2021 linkage group LG19, ASM1881202v1, whole genome shotgun sequence DNA segment above includes these coding regions:
- the LOC125254664 gene encoding gastrula zinc finger protein XlCGF8.2DB-like gives rise to the protein MAFIKEESEDIKIEEVFSVKHEDTEEQTDLMVLKEERQELNNIEEKYQYEKHHDFMTGEMEKTYSQKTAQETNHNSYFTCQQCGKSFNRKRNLEVHMRVHTGEKPFTCQQCGKRFTQTQSLKVHMRIHTGESRFACQQCGKRFTQKQNLNVHMRIHNGDNRFTCQQCGKSFTQKQNLTAHIRIHTGEKPYTCSHCGQSFAHKNTLNSHTRIHTGEKLFICDQCGKSFTTVVNLRYHMIIHAGKKPFTGGKPFTCDQCGKSFSRKVTLNSHMRIHSGENSFICNHCGKSFSHRSSLNTHTRLHTGEKPFICKLCGKSFSQNGNLKAHMSTCTGKKRCNASQLK